In Klebsiella aerogenes, the DNA window TGGCGCGCGTTGTCTTCGCGAAGAAAAAACACAGTTAATTTTTGCGGCGCTGCCTAAGCGGCGCCGAACGAGGAAGAGATTGAGATGAGTATGGTGAACGCGACTCCGGGTAAAATTTCAGTTCGTGACCTGAACTTCTACTACGGCAAATTCCATGCCCTGAAGAACATCAACCTGGATATTGCTAAAAACCAGGTGACGGCGTTTATCGGCCCGTCAGGCTGCGGTAAATCCACCCTGCTGCGTACGTTCAACAAGATGTTTGAACTGTACCCGGAGCAGCGCGCGGAAGGCGAAATCCTGCTGGATGGCGACAATATTCTCACCAATACCCAGGATATCGCGCTGCTGCGCGCGAAAGTGGGGATGGTATTCCAGAAGCCGACGCCGTTCCCGATGTCCATCTATGACAACATCGCCTTCGGCGTGCGTCTGTTTGAGAAATTGTCTCGTGCCGATATGGACGAGCGCGTGCAATGGGCGTTGACCAAAGCCGCATTATGGAATGAAACCAAAGATAAACTGCACCAGAGCGGGTATTCTCTCTCCGGTGGTCAGCAGCAGCGTCTGTGTATCGCCCGTGGTATCGCGATTCGCCCGGAAGTGCTGCTGCTCGATGAACCTTGCTCAGCGCTGGACCCGATCTCTACCGGGCGCATTGAAGAGCTTATCACCGAACTGAAGCAGGATTACACCGTCGTTATCGTTACCCACAACATGCAGCAGGCTGCGCGTTGTTCCGACCATACGGCATTTATGTATCTTGGCGAGCTGATTGAATTCAGCAACACGGACGATCTGTTTACCAAGCCCGCGAAGAAACAAACTGAAGATTATATTACTGGCCGCTACGGTTGATTGCCCATCTGCTTTCAGGTTTTAACCCGTTGGGCAATCAGGAGACATCATGGATAACCTAAATCTTAATAAACATATTTCCGGCCAGTTCAACGCCGAACTGGAGTATATCCGCACCCAGGTGATGACCATGGGTGGGCTGGTGGAGCAGCAGCTTTCTGATGCGATCACCGCGATGCACAATCAGGATAGCGACCTGGCGAAGCGCGTCATCGATGGCGACAAGCAGGTCAATATGATGGAAGTAGCGATCGATGAAGCCTGCGTGCGCATCATCGCTAAACGCCAGCCAACCGCCAGCGACCTACGCCTGGTGATGGCAATCATCAAAACTATCGCTGAGCTGGAACGTATCGGCGACGTGGCGGATAAAATCTGTCGCACCGCGCTGGAGAAGTTTTCGCAGCAGCACCAGCCTCTGCTGGTCAGCCTGGAGTCTCTCGGTCGCCATACCGTACAGATGCTGCATGATGTACTGGATGCGTTTGCGCGTATGGATCTCGACGAAGCGGTACGTATCTACCGCGAAGATAAGAAAGTCGACCAGGAATATGAAGGTATCGTGCGTCAGTTGATGACCTACATGATGGAAGACTCGCGTACTATCCCAAGCGTACTGACCGCGCTGTTCTGCGCGCGCTCAATCGAGCGTATCGGCGACCGTTGCCAGAATATCTGTGAATATATTTTCTACTTCGTCAAAGGTCAGGACTTCCGTCACGTTGGCGGTGACGAGCTGGATAAGCTGCTTGCGGGTAAAGACCCGAAAGAGTAATCACGGCGACTCCCTGGCCGGATTACGTTTGCCGGGGCTACAGGATCGTTCGACACTGTAGCCTGGCCGAGCGTAGCGACGCCGGGAGCTTAACGAGTTATATCCCACCCGCGCGCTTTCCATAATGCTGGCAGTTCAGCCAAATCGGTAAAGGTCGTCACTTTTGGATGATCGATCGGTTGGTTGTGCGGATCGGCGCAGAAGTAAAACACTTCCATACCGGCGGCGATCCCTGACTGGGCGCCAGCGCTGGAGTCATCTACCAGGATACAGTTTTCAGCACTCACCTGCATGGCTTCTGC includes these proteins:
- the pstB gene encoding phosphate ABC transporter ATP-binding protein PstB — protein: MSMVNATPGKISVRDLNFYYGKFHALKNINLDIAKNQVTAFIGPSGCGKSTLLRTFNKMFELYPEQRAEGEILLDGDNILTNTQDIALLRAKVGMVFQKPTPFPMSIYDNIAFGVRLFEKLSRADMDERVQWALTKAALWNETKDKLHQSGYSLSGGQQQRLCIARGIAIRPEVLLLDEPCSALDPISTGRIEELITELKQDYTVVIVTHNMQQAARCSDHTAFMYLGELIEFSNTDDLFTKPAKKQTEDYITGRYG
- the phoU gene encoding phosphate signaling complex protein PhoU → MDNLNLNKHISGQFNAELEYIRTQVMTMGGLVEQQLSDAITAMHNQDSDLAKRVIDGDKQVNMMEVAIDEACVRIIAKRQPTASDLRLVMAIIKTIAELERIGDVADKICRTALEKFSQQHQPLLVSLESLGRHTVQMLHDVLDAFARMDLDEAVRIYREDKKVDQEYEGIVRQLMTYMMEDSRTIPSVLTALFCARSIERIGDRCQNICEYIFYFVKGQDFRHVGGDELDKLLAGKDPKE